A region from the Riemerella anatipestifer genome encodes:
- the ychF gene encoding redox-regulated ATPase YchF: protein MKCGIVGLPNVGKSTLFNCLSNAKAQSANYPFCTIEPNLGTVSVPDQRLFELEKLVNPERVLPAVVEIVDIAGLVKGASRGEGLGNQFLANIRECEAIIHVLRCFDNGNIVHVEGSVDPLRDKEIIDIELQLKDIETLTKAVEKAKKFIKSGKKEDILKYETLKSILEFVESGRNAREFETDDITQPIIDEIQLLTKKPVLYLCNVDENSIKNGNEWISKVEEMAQKEGAEVLALAAQIEADINELETYEERQMFLEELGLEEPGVNRLIRKAYELLKLQTYFTAGVKEVRAWTIGKGWTAPQAAGVIHTDFEKGFIRAEVIKYKDFINYGSEAKVKEAGKLSVEGKEYVVQDGDIMHFRFNV from the coding sequence ATGAAATGTGGAATTGTAGGTTTGCCTAATGTAGGAAAATCAACCTTGTTTAACTGTCTTAGTAATGCAAAAGCACAGAGTGCTAACTATCCTTTCTGTACCATAGAGCCTAACTTAGGAACGGTATCTGTACCAGACCAAAGATTGTTTGAGTTGGAGAAATTGGTTAATCCAGAGCGAGTTCTTCCTGCTGTGGTGGAGATAGTAGATATAGCGGGACTGGTTAAAGGAGCGAGTAGAGGAGAAGGTTTAGGTAATCAGTTTTTGGCAAATATCCGTGAGTGTGAGGCTATTATCCATGTGTTGAGATGTTTTGATAATGGTAATATCGTACATGTAGAAGGTTCGGTGGACCCACTTAGAGATAAGGAAATTATAGATATAGAGTTACAACTAAAAGATATAGAAACTCTAACTAAAGCGGTAGAAAAAGCCAAGAAGTTTATAAAATCAGGGAAGAAAGAAGATATTTTAAAATATGAAACATTAAAAAGTATCTTAGAATTTGTAGAAAGCGGTAGAAATGCTCGTGAGTTTGAAACTGACGATATTACCCAGCCTATTATAGACGAAATACAATTATTAACTAAAAAGCCAGTGCTTTATCTTTGTAATGTAGATGAAAACTCTATTAAAAATGGCAACGAATGGATAAGTAAAGTAGAGGAAATGGCTCAAAAAGAAGGAGCGGAAGTGCTGGCTTTGGCAGCACAGATAGAGGCAGATATTAACGAACTAGAAACCTACGAAGAACGCCAAATGTTCTTGGAAGAGTTAGGGCTAGAAGAGCCAGGAGTTAATCGTCTTATCCGTAAAGCGTATGAACTTTTAAAGTTGCAAACTTATTTCACGGCAGGCGTAAAAGAGGTAAGAGCATGGACGATAGGTAAAGGTTGGACGGCACCTCAAGCGGCAGGAGTTATCCACACCGATTTTGAGAAAGGGTTTATCCGTGCAGAAGTAATTAAGTACAAAGATTTTATCAATTACGGTTCGGAAGCTAAGGTAAAAGAAGCGGGTAAACTTTCTGTGGAAGGCAAAGAGTATGTTGTACAAGATGGCGATATTATGCATTTCAGATTTAATGTTTAA
- the fsa gene encoding fructose-6-phosphate aldolase — MKFFIDTANLEQIKEAKNLGILDGVTTNPSLMAKEGIQGKEAIMNHYKTICELVDGDISAEVLSTTYEEMIKEGEELAAIHPNIVVKIPMIKDGIKAIKYFSDKGIKTNCTLIFSAGQALLAAKAGATYVSPFLGRLDDISTDGLNLIEEIRTIYDNYMFETEILAASIRHSMHIIDCAKIGADVITSPLAPILSLLKHPLTDNGLAQFVADAQKLG; from the coding sequence ATGAAATTTTTTATCGACACCGCTAATCTTGAACAAATTAAAGAAGCTAAAAATCTAGGTATTTTAGATGGCGTAACCACCAACCCTTCTCTAATGGCTAAAGAAGGTATACAAGGGAAAGAAGCTATAATGAATCATTACAAAACCATTTGCGAATTGGTAGACGGAGATATTTCGGCAGAGGTACTTTCTACAACCTACGAAGAAATGATAAAAGAAGGTGAAGAATTAGCTGCTATCCACCCTAATATCGTAGTGAAAATACCAATGATAAAAGACGGGATAAAAGCTATAAAGTATTTTTCTGATAAAGGTATTAAGACTAACTGTACTTTAATATTTTCGGCAGGACAAGCTCTTTTGGCAGCTAAGGCGGGAGCGACTTATGTATCGCCTTTCTTGGGAAGACTGGACGACATCTCTACTGATGGACTTAATTTAATAGAAGAAATCAGAACGATATATGATAACTATATGTTTGAAACTGAAATTCTAGCCGCTTCTATAAGACACTCTATGCACATTATAGATTGTGCTAAAATAGGTGCTGATGTTATCACTTCTCCTTTAGCTCCTATATTGAGTTTACTTAAACACCCTTTAACGGATAATGGTTTGGCACAGTTTGTAGCTGATGCACAGAAATTAGGTTAG
- a CDS encoding thiolase family protein yields MKTAYIIKGYRTAVGKAPKGSLRFTRPDVMAAKVIEKLMSDVPQLDKDRIDDLIVGNAMPEAEQGLNIARLISLMGLNTDKVPGVTVNRYCASGSEAIAIASAKIQAGMADCIIAGGTESMSFIPMGGYKPVPETDIAKSNPDYYWGMGYTAEAVAKQYNISREEQDLFAFESHQKALKALAENKFVNQIVPIPVEYTFLDESQKLQTKSFDFSVDEGPRKDTSLEGLAKLRPVFANGGSVTAGNSSQMSDGAAFVIVMSEDMVKELGLQPEARLVSYAAAGLEPRIMGMGPVYAIPKALKQAGLQLKDIDLIELNEAFASQSVAIKKELDLNPEIVNVNGGAIALGHPLGCTGTKLTVQLLEEMRQRGSKYGMVTMCVGTGQGAASIFELL; encoded by the coding sequence ATGAAAACAGCATACATAATAAAAGGTTACAGAACGGCTGTAGGCAAAGCTCCTAAAGGGTCTTTAAGATTTACAAGACCAGATGTGATGGCAGCTAAAGTGATAGAAAAATTGATGAGCGATGTGCCTCAGTTAGATAAAGATAGAATAGATGACCTCATCGTGGGGAATGCAATGCCAGAGGCAGAACAAGGGCTTAATATAGCGAGGCTGATTTCGCTTATGGGGCTTAATACAGATAAAGTTCCAGGGGTTACGGTGAACAGATATTGTGCTTCAGGGTCTGAAGCTATTGCGATTGCTTCGGCTAAAATTCAGGCAGGTATGGCGGATTGCATTATTGCAGGAGGAACGGAATCTATGAGCTTTATTCCAATGGGTGGGTACAAACCTGTACCAGAGACGGATATAGCTAAGTCTAACCCTGACTACTATTGGGGAATGGGCTATACAGCAGAAGCGGTGGCAAAACAATACAACATCAGTAGAGAGGAGCAAGATTTGTTCGCTTTTGAGTCGCACCAAAAAGCATTAAAGGCATTAGCAGAAAACAAATTTGTTAATCAAATTGTGCCTATTCCAGTAGAATATACCTTCCTTGATGAGAGTCAAAAGTTACAAACTAAATCTTTTGATTTCTCTGTGGACGAAGGTCCTAGAAAAGATACTTCTTTAGAAGGTTTGGCTAAACTAAGACCTGTATTTGCGAATGGTGGAAGCGTTACGGCAGGTAACTCATCACAAATGTCAGACGGAGCAGCATTTGTTATCGTCATGTCTGAAGATATGGTAAAAGAGTTAGGTTTACAGCCTGAGGCAAGACTAGTATCTTATGCAGCAGCAGGTCTAGAACCGAGAATTATGGGTATGGGACCAGTATATGCTATTCCAAAAGCACTTAAACAAGCAGGCTTACAACTTAAAGATATAGATTTAATAGAGCTTAACGAAGCATTTGCTTCCCAATCGGTAGCGATTAAAAAGGAGCTAGACCTTAATCCAGAGATTGTAAATGTGAATGGGGGTGCTATTGCATTAGGACATCCGCTAGGTTGTACAGGTACTAAACTTACCGTTCAGCTTTTAGAGGAAATGAGACAAAGAGGTAGTAAATATGGTATGGTAACTATGTGCGTAGGAACAGGACAGGGAGCTGCTAGTATTTTTGAACTTTTATAA
- a CDS encoding four helix bundle protein, giving the protein MSAHQLNKLVVWQKAIALAKEIYLISEALPTDEKFGLTSQMKRCAISIPSLILQKEREEITQKSSFIF; this is encoded by the coding sequence ATGAGTGCACATCAATTGAATAAATTAGTAGTTTGGCAAAAGGCTATCGCTTTAGCTAAGGAGATTTACCTTATTAGTGAAGCGTTGCCTACGGACGAAAAATTTGGATTGACCTCACAGATGAAAAGGTGTGCTATTTCTATACCTTCTCTAATATTGCAGAAGGAGCGGGAAGAAATAACCCAAAAGAGTTCATTCATTTTTTAG
- a CDS encoding acyl-CoA dehydrogenase family protein, which produces MSTILKGGEFLIKETPATQIFSIEELSEEQKMLRDSAKEFIDRTVIPNRERFEKKDYAFTEECMKEIGAMGFLGISVPESYGGLGMGFVTTMLACDYLSGATGSLATAYGAHTGIGTLPILLYGTEAQKQKYLPDLATGAKFGAYCLTEPDAGSDANSGKTKARLSEDGKHYIINGQKMWISNAGFADTFTFFAKIDDDKNITGFVVNRSELENPESLTFGEEEHKLGIRASSTRQVFFNDMKVPVECLLGERNNGFKIALNALNVGRIKLAAACLDAQRRILNYSIQYANERKQFGTSISTFGAIRKKVAEMATGIFVSEAGSYRAAKDVQDKIDELVAGGMNHQEAELKGVEEYAVECSILKVFVSDLLQQSADEGIQIFGGMGFSEDTPMEAAWRDSRISRIYEGTNEINRLLAVGMLIKKAMKGQIDLMSPAMAVGKELMSIPSFETPDYSAFMSEEKAMIANLKKVFLMVSGAALQKYMMDIEKQQHLLLNASEILNQIYMAESAILRAEKHYAPDSAEAAMAQLNLYKAVEKIIVSAKEGIVSFAEGDEQRMMLSGLRRFTKYTNTPNVIALTEKVAKHFIEKGGY; this is translated from the coding sequence ATGAGTACAATACTAAAAGGAGGAGAGTTTTTAATTAAAGAAACTCCAGCAACACAAATTTTCTCAATAGAGGAACTGTCAGAAGAACAAAAAATGCTTAGAGACTCTGCTAAGGAGTTTATAGATAGAACCGTAATCCCAAATAGGGAGCGTTTCGAAAAGAAAGATTATGCTTTCACAGAAGAGTGTATGAAAGAAATTGGAGCTATGGGCTTTTTAGGGATTTCGGTTCCTGAGTCTTATGGTGGTTTGGGTATGGGCTTTGTAACCACTATGTTGGCTTGTGATTATCTGTCGGGAGCTACGGGGTCTTTGGCTACGGCGTACGGAGCACATACAGGTATCGGTACGCTGCCTATTTTACTTTACGGAACGGAAGCTCAAAAACAAAAATACCTACCAGACTTAGCTACAGGGGCTAAATTTGGAGCTTACTGCCTTACAGAGCCAGATGCAGGGTCTGATGCCAACAGCGGAAAAACTAAGGCAAGACTTTCAGAAGATGGTAAACATTACATCATCAATGGTCAAAAAATGTGGATTTCTAATGCAGGTTTTGCAGATACCTTCACTTTCTTTGCTAAAATAGATGACGATAAAAATATCACAGGGTTTGTGGTTAATCGTTCCGAGTTAGAAAATCCGGAAAGTCTAACTTTCGGAGAGGAAGAGCATAAACTTGGTATTCGTGCTTCTTCTACGCGTCAGGTGTTCTTTAATGATATGAAAGTGCCTGTAGAGTGTCTTTTAGGAGAGAGAAACAATGGGTTTAAAATCGCTCTTAACGCTCTTAATGTGGGTAGAATTAAACTTGCTGCGGCTTGTTTAGATGCTCAAAGAAGAATCCTTAACTACTCTATCCAATATGCTAACGAGAGAAAGCAGTTCGGAACTTCTATCTCTACTTTTGGGGCTATTCGTAAGAAAGTAGCGGAAATGGCAACCGGTATATTTGTAAGTGAAGCAGGTTCTTACCGTGCGGCTAAAGATGTTCAGGATAAAATAGATGAACTTGTAGCGGGAGGAATGAACCACCAAGAGGCAGAGCTTAAAGGGGTAGAAGAGTATGCCGTAGAATGTTCTATATTAAAAGTATTCGTGTCTGATTTGTTGCAACAATCGGCTGATGAGGGAATTCAGATTTTTGGAGGAATGGGCTTCTCGGAGGATACACCAATGGAAGCGGCTTGGAGAGACTCTAGAATTTCTAGAATCTACGAAGGAACTAACGAGATTAACCGACTACTCGCCGTGGGTATGTTGATTAAAAAAGCCATGAAGGGGCAAATAGACCTGATGTCTCCAGCAATGGCAGTAGGTAAGGAGTTGATGTCTATCCCATCTTTTGAAACGCCAGATTATTCTGCATTTATGAGTGAGGAAAAGGCGATGATTGCCAATCTTAAAAAGGTTTTCTTAATGGTTTCAGGAGCGGCTTTGCAGAAGTATATGATGGATATTGAAAAACAACAACATCTTCTACTAAATGCATCTGAAATTCTTAACCAAATTTATATGGCAGAGTCTGCTATTTTAAGAGCAGAGAAGCATTACGCACCAGATTCTGCAGAGGCAGCAATGGCACAGCTAAACCTTTATAAAGCAGTAGAGAAGATTATTGTATCTGCTAAAGAAGGTATTGTATCTTTTGCAGAAGGCGATGAGCAAAGAATGATGCTTTCTGGTCTTAGAAGATTTACTAAATATACCAACACCCCTAATGTAATAGCCCTTACTGAAAAAGTAGCAAAACACTTTATTGAAAAAGGAGGGTATTAA
- a CDS encoding enoyl-ACP reductase FabI, with translation MSYGLLKGKKGIIFGALNEQSIAWKVAERCHEEGAEFILSNAPIAMRMGELNALAEKTGAEVIGADATSMEDLEKLFDAAIEKFGKLDFILHSIGMSVNVRKGKPYTDLNYSFLEKGWDVSAVSFHKVMKTAWDKDCMNEWGSILALSYIAAQRTFPDYNDMADNKSYLESIARSFGYYWGERKVRVNTISQSPTPTTAGSGVKGFGGFLGYAEDMSPLGNATALDCANYCVAMFSDLTRKVTMQNLFNDGGFSNTGVSQKIVDRYDQSKED, from the coding sequence ATGTCATACGGATTATTAAAAGGAAAAAAGGGAATTATATTTGGAGCTCTTAACGAGCAATCTATCGCTTGGAAAGTAGCGGAAAGATGTCATGAAGAAGGTGCTGAATTTATCTTATCTAATGCACCTATCGCTATGAGAATGGGAGAATTAAACGCTTTGGCAGAAAAAACAGGAGCAGAGGTCATTGGTGCAGACGCTACTTCTATGGAGGATTTAGAAAAACTTTTTGATGCTGCGATAGAAAAATTTGGAAAGCTAGATTTTATTTTACACTCTATAGGAATGTCGGTTAATGTAAGAAAAGGAAAGCCTTATACTGACCTTAATTATAGCTTCTTAGAAAAAGGCTGGGATGTATCGGCTGTTTCTTTCCATAAAGTTATGAAAACCGCTTGGGATAAAGATTGTATGAACGAGTGGGGGTCTATTTTAGCACTTTCTTACATTGCAGCTCAGAGAACTTTCCCAGACTATAACGATATGGCAGATAACAAATCTTATTTGGAGAGTATTGCGAGAAGCTTTGGATACTATTGGGGAGAAAGAAAAGTGAGAGTAAACACCATATCACAATCTCCAACACCTACAACAGCGGGAAGTGGAGTGAAAGGCTTTGGAGGTTTCTTAGGTTATGCAGAAGATATGTCTCCACTAGGCAATGCAACAGCTTTAGATTGTGCTAACTACTGCGTGGCAATGTTTTCTGATTTAACAAGAAAGGTAACGATGCAAAACCTTTTCAATGATGGAGGATTTAGCAATACTGGGGTTTCTCAGAAGATAGTGGATAGATATGATCAAAGTAAAGAAGATTAA
- a CDS encoding peptidylprolyl isomerase, which produces MNIEKEFYNALPEGVYAKMETSKGSMIIQFNDKESPVTVANFVGLAQGTIENKAKKKGEPYYDGIIFHRVIKDFMIQGGDPMGTGMGDPGYKFDDEKNDLKHEGKGYLSMANSGPNTNGSQFFITEVATPWLDGKHTVFGKVIQGLEVIDAIANVEIGAQHKPKQDVVIQKVEVFTKGDSYKNYDAAKVFNEGKSKIQERNKAYIAKKEAEAAKKLEELKAGMTATASGLLYKITKSTEGKAPKAGDMVAVHYAGRLTNGQEFDNSFKRGEPIEFPVGTGRVIKGWDEGIMLLKEGEQATLLIPSNLAYGERGAGGVIPPNAWLLFDVELVKVK; this is translated from the coding sequence ATGAATATCGAAAAAGAATTTTACAACGCTCTTCCAGAGGGTGTTTATGCAAAAATGGAAACTTCTAAAGGAAGTATGATTATCCAATTTAACGACAAAGAATCTCCTGTAACCGTAGCTAATTTCGTAGGATTAGCACAAGGTACAATAGAAAATAAAGCTAAGAAAAAAGGAGAGCCTTACTATGATGGGATTATTTTCCATAGAGTTATCAAAGATTTTATGATTCAAGGGGGAGACCCAATGGGAACAGGAATGGGAGACCCAGGTTATAAATTTGATGACGAAAAGAACGACCTAAAACACGAAGGTAAAGGTTATCTTTCTATGGCTAATTCAGGTCCTAATACCAATGGTTCTCAGTTTTTTATTACAGAAGTGGCTACACCTTGGTTAGATGGTAAGCATACGGTGTTTGGTAAAGTAATACAAGGTTTAGAAGTTATAGATGCTATTGCTAATGTAGAAATAGGAGCACAGCATAAGCCAAAACAAGATGTAGTAATACAAAAGGTAGAGGTTTTCACTAAAGGTGATTCTTACAAAAATTATGATGCAGCAAAAGTATTTAATGAAGGTAAATCTAAAATCCAAGAAAGAAATAAGGCTTATATAGCTAAAAAAGAAGCAGAGGCAGCTAAGAAGTTAGAAGAATTAAAGGCAGGAATGACGGCTACAGCGTCTGGGCTTTTATATAAAATTACAAAATCCACTGAAGGTAAAGCTCCTAAAGCGGGTGATATGGTGGCAGTACACTATGCAGGAAGATTAACTAATGGACAAGAGTTTGATAACTCTTTTAAAAGAGGAGAACCAATAGAGTTTCCTGTGGGAACGGGTAGAGTAATCAAAGGTTGGGACGAAGGTATTATGCTTCTTAAAGAAGGTGAGCAAGCAACATTGCTTATCCCATCTAATTTGGCTTATGGAGAAAGAGGAGCAGGTGGTGTTATTCCGCCTAATGCATGGCTGTTATTTGATGTAGAACTGGTTAAGGTTAAATAG
- a CDS encoding four helix bundle protein yields MCYFYTFSNIAEGAGRNNPKEFIHFLGIASGSCYELETQLILLSELQMKNNQDIMPTLQHLTEIQK; encoded by the coding sequence GTGTGCTATTTCTATACCTTCTCTAATATTGCAGAAGGAGCGGGAAGAAATAACCCAAAAGAGTTCATTCATTTTTTAGGAATAGCTTCGGGGTCTTGTTACGAACTAGAAACTCAGCTTATTTTATTATCAGAATTACAAATGAAAAACAATCAAGACATAATGCCTACGTTACAACATTTAACAGAAATACAAAAATGA
- a CDS encoding 3-hydroxyacyl-CoA dehydrogenase/enoyl-CoA hydratase family protein — MKRRIKHITVLGSGIMGAGIAAHFANIGVEVLMLDIVPFELTEAEQKKGLTKEDKAFRNRIATENLEKLKKASPALLYTPKFADRITVGNFDDDMSKIKNTDWIIEVVVERLDIKKSVYEKIEQYRKEGTLVSSNTSGIPIHLLTEGRSDDFKKYFAGTHFFNPVRYLPLLEIIPTPETAPEVVDFYMEYGAKFLGKTTVLAKDTPAFIANRIGVFGMMDLLHKVQKLGLSVSDVDKLTGPVIGRPKSATFRTADVVGLDTLVHVANGVRESGAEAEEFKAVFQLPDYIQKMMDNNWLGSKTQQGFFKKVKNADGKSEILGLNLDTLEYELQDKSSFPTLELTKNIDKPIDRFKVLIGGKDKAGELYRSTLGALFAYVSHKVPEISDEVYKIDDAMRAGFGWEDGPFEIWDAVGIQKGVELAKEAGYEVSDWVKSLAEQGKAFYQVSEEGQTLYFDKTKADYQSIPGQDAFIILDNIRKNKTLWSNSGSAIQYLGDGIINFEIRSKMNSLGGEVLDGLNRAIDLAEKEYDGLVVANQGANFSVGANLAMILMMAIDQDWDDLNMAIAYFQKSMMRLRYSSIPVVVAPFGMTLGGGCEMTLHADRVVAAAETYIGLVEVGVGVIPGGGGTKEMTLRTMKQMSKDDVKNNRLRDAFMNIAMGKVATSAYEAYDMDILQHGKDFVVVNKNRQIAEAKKVALLMAEQGYTQPVSEKVRVLGKDALGMFYVGTDQMLTGNFISEHDKKIADKLAFVMAGGNLSEETLVTEQYLLNLERETFLQLCGERKTLERIQFMLQKGKPLRN, encoded by the coding sequence ATGAAAAGAAGAATTAAACACATTACCGTTCTTGGTTCAGGAATTATGGGTGCTGGTATAGCGGCTCATTTTGCCAATATAGGTGTAGAGGTGCTTATGCTAGATATCGTTCCTTTTGAACTTACAGAAGCGGAACAGAAAAAAGGTCTTACTAAAGAGGATAAAGCCTTTAGAAATAGAATTGCGACTGAAAATTTGGAGAAACTTAAAAAGGCAAGTCCTGCATTACTTTACACTCCAAAATTTGCAGATAGAATAACGGTAGGTAACTTTGATGACGATATGTCTAAAATCAAAAATACCGATTGGATTATTGAGGTGGTAGTAGAGAGATTGGATATTAAAAAATCTGTTTACGAAAAGATAGAGCAATACAGAAAAGAAGGTACTTTGGTTTCTTCTAATACATCGGGTATTCCTATCCATCTTCTTACTGAGGGTAGAAGCGATGATTTTAAGAAATATTTTGCAGGAACACACTTCTTCAATCCAGTAAGATATTTACCACTTTTAGAAATTATTCCTACTCCAGAGACAGCTCCAGAAGTGGTAGATTTCTATATGGAATATGGAGCTAAATTTTTAGGGAAAACTACAGTTTTAGCGAAAGATACACCAGCCTTTATTGCGAATAGAATAGGTGTTTTTGGTATGATGGATTTACTTCATAAAGTACAAAAACTAGGGTTAAGCGTATCAGATGTAGATAAACTAACAGGCCCAGTAATTGGTAGACCAAAATCTGCGACATTTAGAACGGCAGATGTGGTGGGGCTAGATACACTTGTACACGTGGCTAATGGCGTTAGAGAAAGTGGAGCAGAGGCAGAAGAGTTTAAGGCAGTATTCCAGTTGCCAGATTATATCCAAAAAATGATGGATAATAATTGGTTGGGCTCTAAGACTCAACAAGGTTTCTTTAAGAAAGTTAAAAATGCCGATGGCAAATCAGAGATATTAGGATTAAACTTAGATACCTTAGAATATGAGTTACAGGATAAGTCTTCTTTCCCTACTCTAGAATTAACTAAAAATATTGATAAGCCTATTGATAGATTTAAGGTTTTAATAGGTGGTAAAGATAAAGCAGGAGAGCTGTATCGCAGCACTTTGGGAGCATTGTTTGCCTATGTTTCTCACAAAGTTCCAGAAATTTCAGACGAAGTTTATAAGATAGATGATGCTATGCGTGCTGGATTTGGTTGGGAAGATGGACCTTTTGAAATTTGGGATGCTGTTGGGATTCAGAAAGGTGTAGAATTGGCCAAAGAAGCTGGCTATGAAGTATCAGATTGGGTTAAATCTTTAGCAGAGCAAGGTAAAGCATTTTATCAGGTGAGTGAAGAAGGTCAAACTTTATACTTTGATAAAACTAAGGCAGATTATCAGTCTATACCAGGGCAAGATGCCTTTATCATTTTAGATAATATTAGAAAAAATAAAACGCTTTGGAGCAATTCTGGTTCGGCGATACAGTATTTAGGTGATGGTATCATCAACTTTGAAATTCGTTCTAAGATGAACTCTCTTGGAGGAGAAGTTTTAGACGGACTTAATAGAGCGATAGACCTAGCAGAAAAGGAATACGATGGTCTAGTAGTGGCTAACCAAGGAGCTAATTTCTCGGTGGGTGCTAACTTAGCTATGATTTTGATGATGGCAATTGACCAAGATTGGGACGATTTGAATATGGCGATTGCTTATTTCCAAAAGTCAATGATGAGGCTTCGTTACTCTTCAATACCAGTGGTGGTAGCTCCGTTTGGAATGACATTAGGTGGTGGTTGTGAAATGACGCTTCACGCTGACCGTGTGGTAGCTGCTGCGGAAACTTACATTGGTCTAGTAGAAGTAGGTGTAGGGGTTATCCCAGGCGGTGGGGGTACTAAAGAAATGACTTTAAGAACCATGAAACAAATGTCTAAAGATGATGTTAAAAACAACCGTCTAAGAGATGCCTTTATGAATATTGCTATGGGTAAAGTGGCTACTTCGGCTTACGAAGCCTATGATATGGATATTCTTCAGCATGGTAAAGACTTTGTGGTAGTCAATAAAAATAGACAGATTGCAGAGGCTAAAAAAGTAGCATTACTAATGGCAGAGCAAGGCTATACACAGCCTGTTTCTGAGAAAGTGAGGGTTTTAGGTAAAGATGCGTTAGGTATGTTCTATGTGGGTACAGACCAAATGCTTACAGGTAATTTCATTTCCGAACATGATAAGAAAATTGCAGATAAGTTAGCTTTTGTAATGGCAGGAGGAAACCTTTCCGAAGAAACTTTAGTTACAGAACAGTACCTTCTTAACTTAGAGAGAGAGACTTTCTTACAGCTTTGTGGAGAAAGAAAAACTTTAGAGCGTATCCAATTTATGCTTCAAAAAGGAAAACCACTAAGAAATTAA
- a CDS encoding DNA-binding domain-containing protein, which yields MNTLKAWLRPNLLTKDDPNDFVAVPLLGGSLGITEIVEALKKEGMEIQTETAVDIITRFNRKASELVLNGYSVNTGLVYMRPAIKGVFYDKTWDKEKHSVYVNVNQGLDLRKAVADTKVEILGEQSSPMSVFSITDKATGKADGTLTKGKNAEIKGTFIKIDGNDPKNGIVFKNLDTQQEVKLSAEHIVLNEPSRLLILVPTDLEAGNYELSLTTQFTKGNTLLKDPRTETLSTPIVIV from the coding sequence ATGAATACCTTAAAAGCGTGGTTGCGTCCCAACCTACTCACGAAAGATGACCCTAATGATTTTGTAGCCGTACCACTTCTAGGCGGTAGCCTTGGTATTACAGAAATCGTAGAAGCCCTCAAAAAAGAAGGTATGGAGATACAAACCGAAACGGCGGTGGATATTATCACTCGTTTTAATCGCAAAGCCTCAGAGCTAGTACTCAACGGTTATAGTGTAAATACAGGACTGGTGTATATGCGTCCTGCCATTAAAGGCGTATTTTACGACAAAACTTGGGATAAAGAAAAACACTCGGTGTATGTGAATGTAAACCAAGGTCTAGACCTTAGAAAGGCAGTAGCAGACACTAAAGTAGAAATCCTAGGCGAGCAATCCAGCCCAATGAGCGTGTTTAGCATTACCGACAAAGCCACAGGCAAAGCAGACGGCACACTTACCAAAGGCAAAAACGCAGAAATCAAAGGCACATTCATTAAAATAGACGGCAATGACCCTAAAAATGGCATCGTCTTTAAAAACCTAGACACTCAGCAAGAAGTGAAACTCTCAGCAGAGCATATTGTGCTTAATGAGCCGTCGAGGTTACTCATTCTCGTTCCTACAGATTTAGAAGCAGGAAATTATGAACTTAGCCTCACGACACAGTTCACCAAAGGCAACACGCTCCTCAAAGACCCTAGAACCGAAACTTTATCTACCCCTATCGTGATTGTATAG
- a CDS encoding MarR family winged helix-turn-helix transcriptional regulator has product MESNKDKIENIDLILKSTWLAVSRMYSEKAQEHDSTTVQALTLLKIDPKNGTRSTNLGPKMAIEPTSLTRIIKLLEDNGYIYKDKSSTDKREVIIKLTEKGLESRNLSKAMVLNFNKLILERISPEKLEVFKEVTNDIVKIANELNRKK; this is encoded by the coding sequence ATGGAATCAAATAAAGACAAAATAGAAAACATAGATTTAATACTTAAATCCACTTGGTTAGCTGTTTCTAGAATGTATTCGGAGAAAGCTCAAGAGCATGATTCAACTACTGTACAGGCACTTACTTTGCTGAAGATAGACCCAAAGAACGGAACTAGAAGCACTAATTTAGGTCCTAAAATGGCGATAGAACCCACTTCGCTTACAAGGATTATTAAACTATTGGAGGATAATGGCTATATCTATAAGGATAAGTCATCTACAGATAAAAGAGAAGTTATCATTAAACTAACTGAAAAGGGTTTAGAGTCTAGGAATTTATCCAAGGCGATGGTACTTAACTTTAACAAATTAATTCTTGAGAGAATTTCACCCGAAAAGCTAGAGGTTTTTAAAGAGGTAACTAATGATATTGTGAAGATTGCCAACGAACTCAATCGTAAAAAATAA